TTCTCACATCCTTCAAATTATCCGGTTCGTCCGCAGAGATTATCTCATAATAGGTTCATGTATAAGTTCACATATACGATCAGGTTATTTAGTTCCTATTCTTTGCTCTTGCGTTTTAAAAAATTCTATGACAAAATGGTCTTAAATATGAGATAAGTCCACAGTAGCGTGGACATAACTCACCCGCTTATCCACAATTTGGCCTAAAATATCTTTTCAAATCTTTGTCAAATTCTTCACGCAATGTCCACAACACCTTGGACTTAAAACGTATATTTGATTATTATTAGCCAATTATCTACTTTAAGTCCACAACACCTTGGACTTTACTCTGCTAAAATCATTTATGACCAAGAATGACAAGCCAAAAAGACCTTCTGAATTATTACTAAAAAATGCGGCCCTTCATCCGATTTGGCTTAACGTATCCGAGGCCGCGAAAGTTTTTGGCGTAAACAACAAAACCATCCGCCGGGCTATTTCCGAACAAGTGATAAAATATAAAATAGTCGGCGAAAGATATTTCATAGACTTCTCTTCCCTTTTAATTTTTATCCACAGCCGCACTAAACTGGCCAATAAATTTAACGAATACGGGCTCGGCCAATACATCGAAAGCTGGCGCCATGGAAGCGCAATAACCAAACATGAGCAGATGGCTAAAGAGATTACTAACTCTGGCCAAGACTAGTTTTTTTTCGAATACGCCCTAATCTTGCCAAAAACATTGTCTTATGCTACATTTATTCTAGTCAGGACGCCTGGCTTTTTATAATTCTTTTAGACTGCCACAAAGCGATAGAATCATATGAAAAATGACATCCATCCAAAATATAACGACAAGGTAAAGGTAATCTGCTCCTGCGGAAATACTTTTGAAACCGGCTCGACCCTGGCGGAGATTAGGACCGAGGTTTGTTCGGCCTGCCATCCTTTTTATACCGGCAAGCAAAAGATCGTCGATTCCGCCCGCCGGGTAGAAAAATTCCACGCGCGCGTAGCGGCAAAGTCCAAAGTTTCGCCCTCTCGAAAAGGAAAAAAGGTCAAGCAAGCCGCCCGTACGGCGAAAAAATCCGCCGCCTCTTCAGCCAAACCGGAAAAAACTGCCGCCAAAAAAACCAAAAAATAACAATACTAAAAGGCTATTCTTTTTAATGCTTTTTACATGTAAAATATGTATAGGGGCAAAAGAATAGTTTTTTTGCGCCTTGCCGGCCATTTGCCTTAAACCCATCTCCTTAAAATCTCGATAGCCATATCAGTCTTCCGCTTTAAGCCAGCTAAAAATATGTTTGAAGAAATTTTGAAAAAATTCAAAAATCTGGAAAAAGAGCTTTCTGACCCGAAAATCGCCTCTAATCCGGAAAGGTTAAAAACCGTTTCCAAGGAACATTCAGACCTAAAGGAAGCGGCCGGTTTGATAATGGAATTAAATAGCGCTATCGAACAAATCGCGCAAAGCCGGGAAATAATAAATAGCGAATCAGGCGAACTGGCTGATATGGCCAAAGATGAACTGGCCGGACTGGAAGAAAAAAAAGGGAAATTGGAGGCCCAAATCAAAAGCGAAATATCGCCAGCCCACCCTTTTGACAAAAAAAATATTATTATGGAAATCCGGGCCGGCACCGGCGGCGACGAGTCGGCTTTATTCGCCGCCGAGCTTTACCGCCTGTATTCGCGGTTTGCCGAACGCAGCGGCTGGAAAATAAATATCCTTGATTCGTCGCCAATAGGAATTGGCGGATTTAAAGACATAACTTTTTCCATTGAAGGAAAAAATGTTTATTCCAATTTAAAATTCGAAGCCGGTACGCATCGGGTGCAAAGGGTTCCGGAAACCGAAAAAGCCGGGCGGATCCACACTTCGGCTGTTACAGTCGCGGTTCTAGCCGAAGCCGATGAAGTTGACGTCCAGATTAAGGCGGAAGATTTGCGGATTGACACCTACGCGGCTTCCGGACCGGGCGGCCAAAAAGTCAATACCACCAACTCGGCCGTAAGGATTACTCATCTCCCGACCGGAGTCGTCGTTCAGTGCCAGGACCAGAAATCCCAGCGCCAAAACAAAGATAAGGCTATGCTGGTTTTACGCTCGAGGATTCTGCAAAAAATGGAAGAAGACCGCCACGCCCGGGAAGCGGCCGAACGGCGCGATCAAGTCGGCTCCGGCGACCGCTCGGAAAAAATCCGCACTTATAATTTTCCCCAGGACCGGGTAACCGACCACCGGATAAAAAAATCCTGGCACTCAATCGACCGGATTATGGATGGCGATCTTCTGCCGGTTATTGAGGAGTTAAAAAAGGAGTTAGGGAATTGAAAACAAGGTGAAAATAAGATGGTCTGAAAGTTTTTTAACAAAAAAAATAGCCGCCATCCCGAAGGTTGGCGGCCCGTTATATCTTTGCTTACGCTTGGTTTACTCCGGCCGACTCTCGCTTATTTCTACCGAAGAGCCCAGCCAATCTTTATTAAGCGCTCTACCGCAGAAAGCACGTATTTGTTTACGGTTTCAGGGTAGCACTTAAGATCAACCACCGTATCAACTCCGGCATCCAGAAGCTCTTCAAAAGCCTTTCTGCCAACGTCGGCAAAGGCCATGATTGGCACTCTGCAGCCGTTTTCCCGCAGGCACCTGGCCGCATGAATACCCACAGGAAGTCCCCCGGAACGCGCATCAGATCTGCTTCCTGTCATCACCGGATCGATGATAAGGAGATTAAACTGATCCAGATCGATGTCAAATATTTCATCCGCGCAGTTGCGGCAGAGTAAAACTTTGTATCCCTCCCGCTTAAGCATTTCCTGGATGACTGCCGCCCAGGATTTTTCAAGATCAAGGGCGCAAAGTATTTCGAAAGACATGATTTTCCTCCGTTGGTTGGCAATTGGAGTTTAATTCGATTGGGGTTTCGCGGCCTTTGTTCCGTTGACAACATTGTCGTGGAACAATTGCCTTACGGCATCGACTATCTCAAAGGGTTTATTGTCAATAACCTTTGTCAAGCCGGCCCAAATGAGACCAGCTTCCTCTTCAGCGTCAACTTCGGCGACGGCGAATATCGGAATTTCTATCCGCGCCTTTCGCCAACGGGAGATAATTTGGTGGCACAGTCTAAAACTTCCGGGCCCGCGTCCGTACCACCCGGACACTTCCGGATTGATCAAGGCCAGATCGTAGTCCCCCAGCCTGTCTTCAGCTTTCAAGAGCTCTGCTTCATTGCCCGCAAAGCGATCAATTATGTAGCCGGTTCGGGCGTTAATAAACAAATTCAAGACCGCCGAGGCGGTCTTATCCGAAAGGCCAAAAAATGCAATCCTTTTTCTTGAAGTCATTTTTCCCTCCTAGAAAAAAATTTCAGAAAGGCTACGGGATACACTTCTCGAAAATCCTGATCAGCGCGTCAGTGCCAGGGTATTTAGCGCTCACGCGAAGATGAAGCATTTCCCCTTGTCTCTGCGAGTGGTGTACCGTGAGGGGCGTCAGTTCGAACCCGCAAGCCCGGGCTCTTTCCTGGGTAAAACTGCCTTCTCCGCCGCTTCGGATATTCTCCAGAATGGCCTTATGAAAGCCAATTCTGTGAAGAAGAGTATTGAGGGCCGAAACCCTCATTTCCGGAGCCCAGACCGTGCGGAAACCTTGGCCTGGAAAAAGAAAATCATAATTCGTCCAGAAGTGCTGATTAGCGCCGGGATTGCGTCCGCAAATCCTGATTATGCGTGTATTAGGTTTTGCGGACGGTAATTTTATTCCCGCCTCCGCCACCCCGTGAGCATCCAGAACGATTCCCAGAATGGCCGGAATCGTTATCGGAAAAACACGGCTCGGCGATTGCGGGACAAAAACCACTGAACCGGGGGCCAACTGTAGATGCGCATCTGCCTTTTCTTTCATCTCTTTTCCTTTCAATTCAATAACGTTGCGTTTAGCCCGAGAGCTATTCTCGGGCGCTCCAGATAAACCTACACTATGCGTATAGATAAAAAAACAAAATTTATAATATATTTTCAAAGGACAAAAAAACTGCCCCCTTTTGAGCTGGAGCTAATACTAGCACATCTCTTGAAAAAATCAAGGGAATATGTTTTAACTCATCCGGAAATTAAGCTTAGCCCGACCCAGCTTAAAAGGCTTGATGCCATGCTAAAACGCCGCGAAAAAGGGGAGTCCTTGGCGTATATTTTAGGGCATAAAGAGTTTTATGGTTTTGATTTCATAGTTAATAAACACACGCTAGTTCCCCGCCCGGAAACCGAACTAATAGTAGACGAAGTTTTGGAATTGGCCAAAGAAAAAAATATCCATGGCAATAAAAAATTCGCCATCATTGACGTTGGCACCGGCTCGGGATGCATTATTATTTCTCTGGCTAAAATGCTAATGGAAAAAAACAAGACCGCGGACATTCAATTTTTTGCCGCCGACATTTCAAAACTAGCTTTGAACATTGCGAAAAAGAACGCGAAGCATAATAATGTAGCAAATAAAATAAAATTTTATCACGGAAATTTGCTCGAACCGATAATTAAACTAAAATCCAATCACAATCACCTAAGCCAAAATCAAAAGATAATCATCACTGCCAATCTTCCCTACTTAACTCCGAAGCAGATTAAGACTTCGCCTTCAATAAAACATGAACCGCGATTGGCGCTTGAGGCCGGAATTGACGGGTTAAAATATTACCGGGAATTATTTCAGCAACTAAGGAGCATGTTAACAGTGAACGGCATTCAAGCTCGAGCTTCTGTCCATGTTTTCTGTGAAATCGACCCGGGCCAAAAAATATCTATCCAGCGCCTGGCAAAAAAAATTCTGCCATCCGCCCAAGTCCAAATAAAAAAAGACCTGCGCGGACATAGCCGGCTGGCCGTAATTAAACTAGGCGATTTTACTAAATAAACCTTCTTTTACGCATCCTCATCACCTCCTATCAAGTCTTTAGTCATAGCCTTGCAGAGTATAGCCGTAGGGAGCCTGCTTGGTCCAGTCAAAGCTATTGCATTTTCCCATGCCCCGGCCGTCAATTTGGGTTTCAAAATTTATAATCTGGAGGATGTAAAAAGGCTTTGAACAGCCAAAGACTCCGGCCGGATATTTTTTATAGCGGTAAAAAAACTTATCATTATTCAAGGGGTCGCGCACTTCCCGGTCAATTAAATTCTCCTCTTTTAAGACCGCCAAAAAATCATCTGCCTTTCCGCCAGCCGCGTAGCTTACGTCCCAGCCCTGTACGTCATCCTTTGATTCCGGATAAAATCCGTGCTTATCGTGGTAGATATCGAGCGCCAGCAGTAAAACCTGCAGGTCGGCTTTTCTTTTTACGTCCCGGGACTTTTCCCGGGAATTATTAAACGCGAAAAATGAAAAAACCGTCAAACAGATTATGAAGACGATTACAACCATCCTTTGCAGATCAAAATTATTCAAATTTACCCTCTCAAGCATAATTATTTAGGGGTTTCTTTCCTGTAATTATACCAGAGGCCGCGCAAACAGCCAACTTACAAACTAAGAATTTTTGGTTAGAACTTCTAAATATCTTTTGGCGGCAATTTCCCAGCTAAAGCCCGCCGCTTTTTTAAGCCCTTTCTCAATAAGCTCCTCCCTAAGCCCCTGGTTGTTTAAGGCGTTTTTAATGGCTTCAACTAGATCACTTGAATTATAGGGGTCAACTAAGAGCCCGGCGTCTCCGGCGATCTCCGGCAGGCTGGAGCAAAAGCTCGTGATTACCGGCACTCCGCAAGCCATAGCTTCCAACGGCGGAAAGCCGATTCCTTCGTAAAAAGAAGGGAAGACGAAGAGGGAAGCGAGATTGTAAAGATAAACCTTGTCCCCTTCCGGAACGTAGCCGAGAAAGCTTATGTCTTTTTTAAATTCCGCCCTTTTGTATTCCTTAAATATCCCCTTGGCTTTCCAGCCAATTCCCCCGGCGATAATGAGCTGGTATTCCCCGATTTCCCCGCGTTTTCTTAAGGCGTCGTAAGCGCGGATTATCCCTTCGATGTTTTTTCTCGGTTCAAGCGTACCTAAAAAAAGGATAAACTTTTCCGGCAAGGCGTACTTTTCTTTTATTTTTTCGAGCCCAACGTCAGCCTTTGGAAGCACGCGGTATTCTCTTTCTAGCCCGGGATATATAACTTTAACCTTTTCTCCCGGGACTTCGCACAATTCCATTATATCGCGCTTTGTGCTTTCGCTGACGGCCGCGATTACGTCAAAATTTTTTACTAGCTCTTTAACGTTGATGAAGTAATGCCAAATCCTTTTTCGCCAGGAAAAAAATTCCTTATAGCGCATAAATGATAAATCGTGGATTACTAAAACTCGCTTGCCCTGCCCGGCTGGCCGCTTTTTAAAATCCGACAAACCGATAAAATTAATATGAGGCATCAGGAAGGCCTTGGCTTCAAGCTTTATATCAATTTTCGGCCAGCTAAAAATTTTAAACAGGATATAGTTTAATACTTTATTCGGATAGCGGCCGCGAACCGTCAGACTATTGCCTTCGGCGAATTCCGGCATTTTAACATCTTTGAACGAATTATAATAAAGCCGGTATTTATTATCTGCATCGATTTTAAAAAGTTCCTGAAGTAAATTAAAATTATGAAGAGAAACTCCGCTCGGCCGCTCATCCATTAGTGTTCTTATATCAATTCCGATTTTCATATTTTTATCCCCGCTTTATTTTGCCGTTTCCCTAAACTTTTCTAAAAAAATCCCGGTCGCTTCCCTTCTTGAAATAAAAACTTCTTTTACAAGTTTTTCCGGGCTTACCCACTTCCAGGCCGAATGGTCCCAATAGTTGATTTTAATGTCAGAGTCAGAGCCGATAAATTCGGCTACTGCCAGGCTTTGCGATTGGCCTTTATGTCCGCGATGCTTCTGGGACATTAAAGCATATTCCTTTGGCTCTTCTTTCCGTTGGCCGAATTTATAGCGATAAATATTTTTATAGATTTTATTTACTTTGAATTTTTCCGAACCCAGCTCTTCATAAAGCTCTTTTAAGGCCGCATTTTCTATCTTCATATTATCTATCCCGCCCTGGGGCAATTGCCAATGCCCGGGTTCTCCGGTCCTTTCTACTATTATTATCTTATAACCGCCATTTTC
This region of Patescibacteria group bacterium genomic DNA includes:
- a CDS encoding helix-turn-helix domain-containing protein; amino-acid sequence: MTKNDKPKRPSELLLKNAALHPIWLNVSEAAKVFGVNNKTIRRAISEQVIKYKIVGERYFIDFSSLLIFIHSRTKLANKFNEYGLGQYIESWRHGSAITKHEQMAKEITNSGQD
- the rpmE gene encoding 50S ribosomal protein L31 → MKNDIHPKYNDKVKVICSCGNTFETGSTLAEIRTEVCSACHPFYTGKQKIVDSARRVEKFHARVAAKSKVSPSRKGKKVKQAARTAKKSAASSAKPEKTAAKKTKK
- the prfA gene encoding peptide chain release factor 1, whose amino-acid sequence is MFEEILKKFKNLEKELSDPKIASNPERLKTVSKEHSDLKEAAGLIMELNSAIEQIAQSREIINSESGELADMAKDELAGLEEKKGKLEAQIKSEISPAHPFDKKNIIMEIRAGTGGDESALFAAELYRLYSRFAERSGWKINILDSSPIGIGGFKDITFSIEGKNVYSNLKFEAGTHRVQRVPETEKAGRIHTSAVTVAVLAEADEVDVQIKAEDLRIDTYAASGPGGQKVNTTNSAVRITHLPTGVVVQCQDQKSQRQNKDKAMLVLRSRILQKMEEDRHAREAAERRDQVGSGDRSEKIRTYNFPQDRVTDHRIKKSWHSIDRIMDGDLLPVIEELKKELGN
- the prmC gene encoding peptide chain release factor N(5)-glutamine methyltransferase; the encoded protein is MRIDKKTKFIIYFQRTKKLPPFELELILAHLLKKSREYVLTHPEIKLSPTQLKRLDAMLKRREKGESLAYILGHKEFYGFDFIVNKHTLVPRPETELIVDEVLELAKEKNIHGNKKFAIIDVGTGSGCIIISLAKMLMEKNKTADIQFFAADISKLALNIAKKNAKHNNVANKIKFYHGNLLEPIIKLKSNHNHLSQNQKIIITANLPYLTPKQIKTSPSIKHEPRLALEAGIDGLKYYRELFQQLRSMLTVNGIQARASVHVFCEIDPGQKISIQRLAKKILPSAQVQIKKDLRGHSRLAVIKLGDFTK
- a CDS encoding glycosyltransferase family 1 protein, encoding MKIGIDIRTLMDERPSGVSLHNFNLLQELFKIDADNKYRLYYNSFKDVKMPEFAEGNSLTVRGRYPNKVLNYILFKIFSWPKIDIKLEAKAFLMPHINFIGLSDFKKRPAGQGKRVLVIHDLSFMRYKEFFSWRKRIWHYFINVKELVKNFDVIAAVSESTKRDIMELCEVPGEKVKVIYPGLEREYRVLPKADVGLEKIKEKYALPEKFILFLGTLEPRKNIEGIIRAYDALRKRGEIGEYQLIIAGGIGWKAKGIFKEYKRAEFKKDISFLGYVPEGDKVYLYNLASLFVFPSFYEGIGFPPLEAMACGVPVITSFCSSLPEIAGDAGLLVDPYNSSDLVEAIKNALNNQGLREELIEKGLKKAAGFSWEIAAKRYLEVLTKNS